One window of Papilio machaon chromosome 18, ilPapMach1.1, whole genome shotgun sequence genomic DNA carries:
- the LOC106707663 gene encoding nephrin gives MSSDIVDFVPVSTVDVQAVVGRTAHLPCDIEPDTNEDRVYMVLWFRHSGGKPLYSFDVRGRSFNKALHWSDPAAFGRRAYFVTMSRPSSLNVEAVQLDDEGIYRCRVDFKNSPTRNFQIRLNVVVPPHQLLLYDENGRDVAGVVGPLEEGGNFTLLCELRGGRPQPTLTWLINNRTIEDHTILKNDGKVIVSKISIGGAERSWLNTTVRCQATNTALLSPHERTARVEMHLRPTSVYIVEKPVQVSADTEVTLVCISHGSRPPAQITWFRENRKYTRGKNTEFSNETSTISRLTMLPQPEDDAAVIRCRADNPILRVALEDSFRMTVVYRPVLTMSLGSTLNPNDIKEGDDVYFECNIRANPKEHRISWYHNDQQVTQNMSSGVFISTKSLVLQRVMRRDAGLYTCRAANQIGEASSQAVYLRVQYAPVCEQPSPLLIGARFDESLRVRCTVSADPADVSFYWQFNNSGESFQVSPARYVSTGGTASELRYRAASERDYGSLLCRATNAVGRQKKPCVFQIVPAARPSPPKNCTAKRIMKNGEVYLTIQCTAGYDGGLSQHFTLEALGDAGKVLVNATAERNDMVVWLNISLLELDSLSEDETLAIFARNNKGASDPVILRDMVYRDAAKQTENASRSDSKFPAAAAFAGLAACLTAIAAIVVLVLKKRSDNASTSKRPSQSVVQVDANGRRYLIAYPAPADKMETKPDILNPKSDSEPPRVVLESSDSKSYTIRDIHKDGQPSAPALQATYATPTPHDDIMPQR, from the exons ATGAGCTCAGATATAGTTGATTTTGTTCCAGTGTCAACGGTCGACGTTCAAGCGGTTGTGGGTCGCACGGCGCACCTACCCTGCGACATCGAACCTGATACCAACGAGGACAGGGTTTACATGGTGCTTTGGTTCCGACACTCAGGCGGCAAACCTTTGTATAG TTTCGACGTGCGCGGGCGCAGTTTCAACAAAGCACTACACTGGTCGGACCCGGCCGCGTTCGGTCGACGCGCGTACTTCGTCACCATGTCACGACCGTCCTCACTCAATGTGGAGGCGGTACAGCTTGACGATGAGGGCATCTATCGCTGCAGGGTCGACTTCAAGAACTCGCCGACTCGCAACTTTCAGATACGACTCAACGTTgtcg TTCCGCCACATCAGTTGCTGTTATACGACGAGAATGGTAGAGACGTGGCGGGCGTGGTTGGACCCTTGGAAGAGGGCGGCAACTTTACTCTGCTCTGCGAGTTAAGAGGCG GTCGTCCACAACCAACGCTCACGTGGCTGATCAACAATAGAACAATAGAAGATCACACGATACTGAAGAATGATGGGAAGGTGATCGTCAGTAAGATTTCCATCGGGGGCGCGGAGAGGAGCTGGTTGAACACGACAGTGAGATGCCAGGCCACCAACACAGCGTTACTCAGTCCACATGAGAGGACAGCTAGAGTTGAAATGCATC TTCGTCCGACATCAGTGTACATAGTGGAGAAGCCAGTGCAAGTCTCAGCAGACACAGAGGTGACTCTCGTATGCATCTCACACGGCAGCCGCCCGCCTGCACAGATCACATGGTTCAGAGAGAACAGGAAATATACCAGAGGAAAG AATACGGAGTTTTCGAACGAGACGTCAACAATAAGCAGGCTGACGATGCTCCCTCAGCCGGAAGACGACGCGGCTGTAATAAGGTGTCGGGCAGACAACCCCATTCTCAGAGTGGCTTTGGAAGATTCTTTCAGAATGACCGTAGTCT ACAGACCAGTACTCACTATGTCACTGGGCAGTACACTCAACCCCAATGACATAAAGGAAGGCGATGACGTGTACTTCGAGTGTAACATCAGAGCCAACCCTAAAGAGCACCGCATCTCCTGGTACCATAAC GACCAGCAAGTAACACAAAACATGTCTTCTGGAGTCTTCATTAGCACCAAGTCGCTAGTACTGCAGCGAGTGATGCGACGCGACGCCGGTCTCTACACGTGCCGTGCCGCCAACCAGATCGGCGAGGCCAGCAGTCAGGCGGTATATCTTAGAGtacaat ATGCACCAGTCTGCGAGCAGCCTTCACCGCTATTAATCGGCGCGAGATTTGACGAGTCTCTGCGCGTGCGGTGCACAGTGAGTGCTGACCCCGCCGACGTCAGCTTCTACTGGCAGTTCAACAACAGTGGCGAGAGCTTCCAAGTCTCACCCGCTAGATACG TATCGACGGGAGGCACAGCTAGCGAGTTGCGGTACCGCGCGGCGAGCGAACGCGACTACGGCTCGTTGCTTTGCCGCGCCACCAATGCCGTCGGCCGACAGAAGAAACCCTGCGTCTTTCAGATTGTACCAGCAG CCCGTCCATCACCACCAAAGAATTGCACGGCAAAGAGGATAATGAAAAATGGTGAAGTCTACCTGACGATACAATGCACAGCCGGGTACGACGGCGGCTTGTCACAGCATTTCACTTTAGAAGCTCTAGGAGATGCTGGAAAAGTCCTCGTTAATGCAACGGCTGAAAGAAATG ATATGGTGGTATGGCTGAACATTAGTTTACTTGAGCTTGATAGTTTAAGTGAAGACGAGACGCTGGCAATTTTTGCTCGAAATAACAAAGGTGCATCAGATCCTGTGATTCTCAGAGATATGGTTTACAGAGATGCTGCGAAACAAACAG AGAACGCATCACGATCAGACTCAAAATTCCCGGCCGCTGCGGCATTCGCAGGTTTGGCCGCTTGTTTAACTGCGATTGCTGCCATCGTTGTCCTGGTattgaaaaa GCGCAGTGATAATGCGTCAACGAGCAAGAGGCCATCGCAAAGCGTGGTGCAAGTCGACGCAAACGGCAGACGATACCTCATCGCATACCCCGCGCCTGCTGACAAGATGGAGACCAAACCTGACATACTTAATCCAAAATCTG ATAGCGAGCCTCCTCGCGTGGTGCTGGAGTCCAGTGACAGCAAGAGCTACACTATACGAGACATACACAAGGACGGCCAGCCTTCCGCCCCCGCGCTCCAAGCGACGTACGCTACTCCCACACCCCACGATGACATC